TTTGTTCTTGTGACAAACCCACCATTCAAGGAAAACAAGCAGATTCTCGCCCAGTGGCTCAGCATGCACAAAATACTCTAGTGCAGAATGCAAGGGCTTGAAAAACGATATCAGTGTTGTGCTTTTTGCAGAACCACAGTGGCCACGTTTATGGAAAAGAAGGGGTCTGTTTGCAAAGTAAACCATGGAACAGACACAGTGTGGAAGCGAAACAACCTCCAGTTGTTTCATCTGcataagcatttcagcttgccagacaacTCATATTAGTTTTCTGACTGAATTAGACGATGCAGCATCTAATAACCAACGTTCATGATACTGTATACAGGAGACTGCCCTGGACACATAAGTTTCTTCTTGTTATGACAGGTTTTGATCTGTGAAGTGTTTAACATTGTGAAGTTTGATCACTGCATTAGTCAGGAATGGCTTACATATCTATACTTAGATGTATACTTATTTTACAGAATAGGAGTAGGGATTATCTTTTCCCCAGGTATGACGTGGGTGGGAGACACCTTGGCATTTGTAatcttgtatacagtggtgcctcgcaagacgaaattaattcgttccgcgatttttttcgtcttgcgatttttttcgtcttgcgaagcacggtttcggaaaagttttggaaaagcttcaaaaatcaccaaagtcttcaagaacctcaaaaaaggctgagttgctcctcaaagtcaagtcgcaactgtattaacggtgttaagaaaaaggaaacaaacttgcaagacgtttccgtcttgcgaagcaagcccatagggaaaatcgtcttgcgaagcaactcaaaaaaccaaaaaccctttcgtctagtgagttttccgtcttgcgaggtaccactgtaattcactaACTGCTAATGGAGAACTTTCTCTTTAAATTTTTCAGGAATTCAGTGTGACTTTTCTCACCTGAGGTGGAAATGCAGAATGGTAAAAAAAATGGTCTTCTAAAGCAAGGGAGGCTAACTTGTGCCAAtctaaatgttgctgaactacaacactCATCTTCCTGCTCATTGGCAGCTGTAGCCATTGCAGATTATCTTTTGGATAGATTTAGCTTTGAATCCTTAAGCATGTTTACCAAATTACATTAAAATTGTATTCCTATGGCTTTTTAGAAGTAGGTGTTATTGTATACCGGTACATACCCTAGCTAGAATTTTGTTTGCCACATTCTGGAAACTGAGCTAGTTAGATAGGCATGGGAAAAGTTAGGTTTTGTTACATTAAATATGATGTTAAGGTCCCAAGAGGAAAAATATGAAGAAACCCTAGGTAATTGGTACTCGGTGATATAGCACATTAAGGGAGAATTCAGATCTGAAAAAATTAGGATTGTTTATATTATGCTGTAGAGTATTTATTGATAGAATTATGATTATATTACTTCATGTATAGTATGTATAGGGGAATATATATgtagaaataatatattttataatcTAGTATTCTATATATCCGTATTtagtatatatactatatatagcatgttttgaattttgaaaaatgaaataaaagaggtCTTAATGTTTGAagtcgtttttttaaaaagaaaaaagaaaaaaaaagaggcaaATAAAAGAAAGTGGCCCAGTTTACTTCTGGTCACTTATAGCTTACCACACATAACAATAGGTGGCTATAGATACAGATGTGCATCCCCAGACACTTCCAAAGACAGCCAACAACTCCAACATGGCTGAACATCCAGATGTGTAGCCACATCAGCTACACACAGATAAGACTGCTTTGGTGTGCAGATCTATTTTGCTCGATCAGGAAAATTGCTCTTGGAATTCAAAGgagatagaatcacagaatcgtagaattgtagagttgaaagggaccgcaagggtcatctgtCCCAACCCCCCAGGAATCTTACCTAAACAAGAACTTAACCTACCAGTTCAGCTATTTATAGCATGCTATGCTTTTATACTCATGGAATTCAAAATTTGTCCTCACAATGGCATGTAAGTTCATAGCCACAAAACTGTTGAAAAATGCACATTTGAGATGAAAATTCTTCTCGTTCTTTCTGCAGGTTCTGCTCAAATATGTAAATATGCTGGTCTTATAAACCTTTGGGTGTGTGCAGTtaatgagttgtatccaatgtttgtcatattcagagtaaaccactaaaattaatgagtgtGACTAACTGAGGTCAATTCATTGTAATGCATCAACTCTGAGGAAAAACTTCATTGGATACCTTTCCCTACAGATATTACAATTTTGCAAATATGATTCCAATGGTGCAAATAATTATCCAAGGTCTTCTGCTTTGTATTTGCATATTCTATTTGCATACCTGATTGGTTGAAAGCAAAACTCAGATTGTTAATGAAATCCACtttgcattttcctttccctACCCAATGAAGGTGGGTGAAATTTCAGATAAATCAAACAAGGAGAATCACATGCAAAAGAATCAGTGTGTGCAGAGAGTTAGAATTCAAAATGCATCCATTACTTAGCAGATAACTGAACAGCCACATGGCGTGAGGCTCATAAGCCCAACCAAAGAAGCATTTTCTAGATGGAATCCATGGAGGACCTGCAAGTGTGTTACAATTGAGAAGTTAAACTTGCACCGTAGAGCCTGTTATGAATGCAGTACATGCCAGACAAATAGCAACCATTACCTATGTGCCAGTTCACCAAAGAACTGACCATGCTACATTGTGGAGGCACAGAAAATACGCTGTACAAAAAAATCACAGGAATCTTTATAACACAGTGATAAATTTAAATTAAGGGTCACATTGGCCAATacttcatgaagaagaagaaaaactctcAACATTTGCTGTGCCATTTTCCATGTGGTTGAAAGTGCTTAGTATATTTTACCTCTGTTAAGGTGTTGCTTCtccccaatctttttttttttgctgaaaaccTGCAATACTCAGCCCACTAAATGTCAGCCCCTGAATGGAAGTGTTTCATAGAGAGTAACCAAGATTGTATTTAGCCCACAATTGTCTGAACAGCATGAAACAGCTTAAAATACTTTTAAGataaatgtacaaaaaaaaaacaaggagGAAGAAAAATCTCATTAAATTATAAAATATAATTGAAAGGTCAGGTCCTTGTTTATTCCTGGCCACTTGAAGCCATGCCAATTGTACAGGCCATGGAATGCTCCTAAAAGAAGCTCAGTGCTTCTGTGAAAGAGCAGAAAGAGATATGGACCTCCAGGGAAGGGAGCTTCATATTTATTATGCTCCCTTCCCCCGAGTTCCATAATCACAGAACAGTGACCCCAATGTCTCTGTGTGTACATTATAAAGACTTGCTGCATTTGGCCAGTCCCGGAGATCACAACACGGTATAATGTGGAAAGCAGTCTTTGGGGCAGAAAGCGTCCAAAAACGCCTACCTGGAAGTTAAACAAGTCTATATAAATTAATATAAAGAAACAGGTAGGCCGAGATATTTGTATCGAAACCCATTCCTAAGGAACACTTGCTTTCGCTTTGCTTTTACATAAATTGGCACAAAAAATAagcctttattaaatttcaaccTAACAAAGATCCATAGGATCACATGTATGCAAGAAGGCAGTCCCGCCTCTCATCACAGAGCACTCCTGCTTGGACTAGGAATCCACCTTGGGGAAGATGCTGACTTTATTGTTCCTGCTAATTTTTCTTTCTGCTTTACCCTTGGGCTGTTTGGTCTGGATTAGCTCCTCGGGCGTATTCCCCAGAGGAGGCAGGAGTCGTTTCTTACTGTTCCGATTTTCTGACAGCCACTGTGGAGGCAACTCAAAGGGTCCAAAGCCCAGCTGCATGGAATACTTCTCATTGGACAATTCGGCTTCTGTTGGCATCGCTGGAGCCACTTGCGCGGCCGAGTCTGCAATGGCGTGAGGCATAGGCCTCTGAACCAAAGTCTGCTCCACGTCTAAGCTGGTTGTGGGGATCTCCTTCTGCTGGTAGCCACTGGAGCCAATGGATTTGGTTTCGTTCTCTTCTTCATCCTCTGTGGGCTTGAAAATCTGCTGCTGCCCAATGTGAAACATCTCCAGAAGCTGGCTACCAGAACGAACGTGAGGCTCCAGGCTGATGTCCCCAGCGCCTCCGGAGCTGACTGTGTTCCTCCGACTATACCTTCGGTGCAACTGCATCATTGTCCCTACCAAACATTTCCGTACGGACTTGTTAACAGTCAGGAAGAGCAGAGGGTTGGCTAGCAGTGATATCTTGGGCAGCCAGATGGCAGTGAGAAGCAAGTACACAGAAGCATCAGAAGCATTGAGCACAGTGCGGTAAATCACCAAAGTCATATAGGGGATACTGCAGAAAATGAAAACCATAACCatggagagcagcatggcatgaAGTTCAGATTCTCTCTGAGAGGCGTAAGGGATAGAGATAGTGTTTTGAGGGGTTCTTAAGGCAGCTATGATGACTTTTTTCTTCTGACTGGCACTCAGTGCCCTGCGGATGAGGATCATAAAGAGAAAGACCACAGCCACCGGCACAATCACAGTGGTAATGTTGTAAATAATGACGTATGCTAAGCGGCCAATGGAGTAACTCCAAGGCTCAGTACAAGTGGACATAGCATAAATATCCAGTACGTTGGTCACAGCAAATACAGGAATGCTGGCTATCACTGCATGAGCCCAGATGTAGATCACCAGGTCTCGGGATTTGGCATCCGATATCTTCCTTTCTAGTGGATACAAAACTGAGTAGTACCtacaaaaaaagaaggaaaggggacTGTAAGAGATGAACAAATGCATGTAAAGAGTAAAGTTGCAACTCTTCCTACCTCCCCTCTATCCCTGGGTAGATTGACTTAAATTTGAGTGATCTAAATCACTGATTTGGTCTTGACTagccctgtattttaaattgcttctTGCCTTGATATAAAAGTACCGTAGATTCTGGCATATTAGgtgactgggcgtataagacgacacccccccaattggcagctgccaatttggggaaGCGACTTATATGCCCAGTCTTATACGCGGCAGCTTCGCTGGGCAGCGGCAGTGGGCAGCGGGCTCCGTTCCGCGCCGGGAGGAAGCCACCCAGCGAAGCCGGCTTAGCATCGCTGGGCAGCTTCCTCCTGGCGCGAAGCCCGCCACCTACTGCCGCTGCCCAACGAACCCATACCCGCCGTATAAGACGACCGACTTTTTAGAGGATTTTTCGGGGTTAAAAAGTTGTCTTATATGCCGGAATTTACGGTATCATTTATCACCAGATCTTCAACAGCACAGTCTTACACATGCCTATACAGAAGTTAAttagtctttttctttctttctttctttctttctttctttctttctttctttctttctttctttacctaCAGAAATCAATTGCCCTGCCCATTATTTTGATAAAAATATGTCATCAATGGAAAAGGCCAAATTAGATGTGGTACAACTGCTGTCTTCCATGAAAGAATATCTAATCCAAGTAGTATCAAATCTTTTCCCTAAAGCAT
The Podarcis muralis chromosome 1, rPodMur119.hap1.1, whole genome shotgun sequence DNA segment above includes these coding regions:
- the GPR176 gene encoding G-protein coupled receptor 176, with protein sequence MGSNASWASVNASERGPYHAVASALNASSAQIAGINRSAHGNGTSQGEAYRDEQTYRHFTTAVQVIIFIGSLLGNFMVLWSTCRMSVFKSVTNRFIKNMACSGICASLVCVPFDIVLGASPHCCWWIYTMVFCKIIKFLHKVFCSVTILSFPAIALDRYYSVLYPLERKISDAKSRDLVIYIWAHAVIASIPVFAVTNVLDIYAMSTCTEPWSYSIGRLAYVIIYNITTVIVPVAVVFLFMILIRRALSASQKKKVIIAALRTPQNTISIPYASQRESELHAMLLSMVMVFIFCSIPYMTLVIYRTVLNASDASVYLLLTAIWLPKISLLANPLLFLTVNKSVRKCLVGTMMQLHRRYSRRNTVSSGGAGDISLEPHVRSGSQLLEMFHIGQQQIFKPTEDEEENETKSIGSSGYQQKEIPTTSLDVEQTLVQRPMPHAIADSAAQVAPAMPTEAELSNEKYSMQLGFGPFELPPQWLSENRNSKKRLLPPLGNTPEELIQTKQPKGKAERKISRNNKVSIFPKVDS